Proteins encoded within one genomic window of Diorhabda sublineata isolate icDioSubl1.1 chromosome 1, icDioSubl1.1, whole genome shotgun sequence:
- the LOC130452336 gene encoding 28S ribosomal protein S14, mitochondrial, whose product MNIFKQISGLLTLNNSQNLQQIRTKWVNRWMIRDVKRRKITTEYAPLRLRINTMRKNDVLPPELREIADAEIAALPRDSALVRTNKRCVITSRPRGVVYRWRVSRIIFRQLADYNKLCGIQRAMW is encoded by the exons atgaatatttttaaacaaatatcagGATTATTAACGttaaataattcacaaaat ttacAACAAATTCGTACTAAATGGGTGAACCGTTGGATGATTAGAGATGTTAAAAGAAGGAAAATAACTACTGAATATGCTCCTTTGAGACTTCGAATAAACACCATGAGGAAAAACGACGTTCTTCCTCCGGAATTAAGAGAAATAGCAGACGCTGAAATTGCCGCTTTACCAAGAGACTCTGCTTTAGTTAGGACGAACAAACGCTGCGTTATAACATCTAGACCTAGAGGAGTTGTGTATAGATGGAGAGTTAGTAGAATTATTTTTAGGCAACTAGCGGACTACAATAAACTTTGTGGTATACAAAGAGCTATGTGGTAG
- the LOC130441481 gene encoding nuclear pore complex protein DDB_G0274915-like: protein MFNSSKLNDSSKFLKTTLLNPYDDSIHEPNRTFSTPKITSTPLHSVFATPPKNQIMTPRRYSLSEVATPPRNNIRDDINIKSQQYTPGPLLSSTKFNLSVSTFEDAKSPGLVNRIVQYNDEVEKQRRPATHQAKYGTVGLFPIVHLFKNKLPVLEQKPRRVTIRVATPDKMKHTTEYNRKLLEGLVKPSGSNHNISHLNHSEHSTSTRSVLDALKEISRKRIHASEEIDLHEETGKRLRTENEVCTDSNKRGRDESPQLETSTSPNKPASKKICMYDEYLASRSSMDFAFNRSDSKRKYISTSTVTENPKESKQVKLVNVETQTIEEEKPENTEDKCLETEDDAETDKTKKVKSILKVFDDSPLERIRKNRLAALMGNLVGKDPVLKTKPDYPDALSHQKDPEDDEDVKETTDKPLVSILAQKSPKKTAKHVTFNIPETTTANDTVNDVVSSLPDTKQTSIDVNREEICKSTSTTSVITNSSIFTSSSTTTNSVPSTTTTTTSVPSTASTSITVENSKSFTFGNDKKVENPTTSTTVVPVTSSPPKIGGFKFDLQKSPSKPSLTSSFNLNSQPGVNISTDKADTGTAKSTSGVVVSSSESSKPSFTFGSSGTTFNFGKTLPTCKPTDFPSLFVGGTITNAVTTSAKTSFSTVTSIANKDLITSPSATSTFASPIPAFGSFQSKVDNSSTGFGILPTTTANGTTAFGISTTNSNFGTNPNFAVTTTPTFGSTTAPSFGTTTPGFGTTSTKIPDFGTTSSTTPSFGTTSTATPGFATTSTKTPSFGTTTTPGFGGTTTTTTTPGFGTTIPGFGTTTGITTPGFGTTTTTTPGLGTTTPGFGTTTSGFGNSSGFGSTTPAFGNSTTQTFGTNGTSGFGSPTTTANSIFGPSTTISTFGGTLNSTFGTATTASSGFGTAAFGTGTNQAPGFGTTVTSAFAFGGSTAPSSTGFGIVTTASGFGGNVASIFSKTNVPSFGGTGSSTPFTETGFGAPVSSASAFGTVTTTSSFNFGGGNASFTAPATTSSIFGTTQSPFGGAAAAVATTTTTSSNVNFTFTGKGTTSGTFPSTNTVTPSFGSTFGQSGTGFGAQTTGFGTSNKGTFGNVATGFGSNAATPAFGGTTPAQPFTTTNASFNKTQPPTQSNFGSPQFSFNQQNNTVNRSSVFTFGSASGEKSGVFNFGASSGETAKKFDFNVSSSAAPPAFGASFGGNTSAPAFGATAPLPAGGFSIGAGTPTPKRTQIKAKRRT from the exons ATGTTTAACTCTTCTAAATTAAACGACtcttcaaaatttctaaaaactaCTCTACTGAATCCTTACGATGATTCTATACACGAACCAAATAGAACCTTTTCGACTCCGAAAATTACGTCTACGCCATTGCATAGCGTATTTGCCACTCCACccaaaaatcaaataatgacACCTCGAAG ATATTCTTTATCTGAAGTTGCTACACCACCCAGGAATAATATAAGagatgatataaatataaaatcccAACAATATACTCCTGGTCCATTATTATCGTCTACGAAATTCAATTTAAGCGTTAGTACGTTCGAAGACGCCAAGAGTCCAGGTCTTGTTAATCGAATTGTCCAATATAACGACGAAGTGGAAAAACAAAGACGTCCGGCTACACATCAAGCTAAATATGGCACTGTTGGGTTGTTTCCGATAGTAcatctttttaaaaacaaattaccAGTTTTGGAACAGAAACCTAGACGTGTTACCATCAGAGTAGCTACTCCAG ATAAAATGAAGCATACAActgaatataatagaaaattattagaagGACTCGTAAAACCGAGTGGAAGTAATCACAATATTTCTCATTTGAACCATTCCGAACATTCAACAAGTACAAGAAGTGTTTTGGACGCTTTGAAGGAAATATCTAGAAAAAGAATACACGCCAGCGAA gAGATTGATTTACACGAAGAAACCGGTAAAAGATTGCGAACAGAAAACGAAGTTTGTACAGATTCGAATAAACGAGGTAGAGACGAATCTCCCCAATTGGAAACATCGACGAGTCCCAACAAACCCGCTTCGAAGAAAATTTGCATGTACGATGAATATTTGGCGTCTCGCTCATCGATGGACTTTGCATTCAATAGATCAGACTCTAAAAGAAAATACATAAGTACAA GTACCGTAACTGAAAATCCCAAGGAATCTAAACAAGTCAAATTAGTTAATGTCGAAACGCaaacaattgaagaagaaaaaccaGAAAACACCGAAGATAAATGTTTGGAAACTGAAGATGACGCTGAAACTgacaaaactaaaaaagtgAAATCAATATTGAAAGTATTCGACGATTCCCCGTTGGagagaataagaaaaaatagattGGCTGCCCTTATGGGTAACCTAGTAGGAAAAGATCCGGTACTCAAAACGAAACCCGATTATCCAGACGCTTTGTCTCATCAAAAAGACCCAGAGGACGATGAAGACGTAAAAGAAACGACGGATAAACCTCTAGTTTCGATATTGGCACAAAAATCCCCGAAAAAGACTGCTAAACACGTTACTTTTAATATACCGGAAACGACGACAGCAAATGACACGGTAAACGACGTTGTTTCTTCACTACCGGATACCAAACAaacttcaattgatgttaatagAGAAGAAATATGCAAAAGTACCAGTACAACAAGCGTAATaacaaattcatcaatttttacgTCCAGTAGTACTACTACTAATAGTGTTCCTagtactactactactactactagtGTACCCAGTACTGCTTCTACTTCAATTACAGTAGAAAATTCGAAAAGTTTCACTTTTGGTAATGacaaaaaagtagaaaatcCTACTACTAGTACCACTGTAGTACCGGTTACTTCTTCTCCACCGAAAATCGGCGGGTTCAAATTCGATTTACAAAAATCCCCATCGAAACCTTCCTTAACCAGTAGTTTTAACTTAAATTCCCAACCAGGTGTTAATATTAGTACCGATAAAGCGGATACGGGTACTGCGAAAAGTACTTCAGGCGTCGTCGTTTCTTCTAGCGAAAGTAGCAAACCGTCTTTCACTTTCGGTTCTTCCGGTACTACTTTTAATTTCGGTAAAACTCTCCCTACTTGTAAACCGACCGATTTTCCTTCGCTATTTGTCGGTGGTACTATCACTAACGCTGTTACCACCTCTGCCAAAACTAGTTTCAGTACCGTAACCTCGATTGCGAATAAAGATTTGATTACGAGTCCGTCTGCTACGAGTACTTTCGCTTCCCCGATACCCGCTTTCGGTAGTTTTCAATCTAAAGTTGATAATAGTAGTACCGGATTCGGTATTCTTCCTACTACAACCGCTAACGGTACTACCGCCTTCGGAATATCAACTACCAATTCGAATTTCGGTACTAACCCTAATTTTGCCGTTACCACAACTCCTACTTTTGGTAGTACTACAGCGCCTAGTTTCGGTACCACAACTCCAGGTTTTGGTACTACTAGTACTAAAATTCCCGATTTTGGTACTACTAGTTCTACAACTCCCAGTTTTGGTACTACCAGTACTGCAACTCCCGGTTTTGCTACCACTAGTACTAAAACTCCCAGTTTCGGTACTACTACAACTCCTGGTTTCGGTggtactactactactactacaacTCCCGGTTTTGGTACTACAATTCCTGGTTTTGGTACTACTACTGGTATTACAACTCCCGGTTTTGGTACAACTACTACCACAACTCCCGGTTTAGGTACTACAACTCCTGGTTTTGGTACTACAACTTCAGGTTTTGGTAATTCATCAGGATTCGGTAGTACGACCCCAGCTTTCGGTAATTCTACTACTCAAACGTTCGGTACTAACGGTACGTCCGGTTTTGGTTCTCCAACAACAACTGCTAACAGTATTTTTGGCCCTTCAACGACTATTTCAACTTTTGGTGGCACTTTAAACAGTACTTTCGGTACCGCGACTACGGCTAGTAGCGGTTTCGGAACCGCCGCTTTCGGAACCGGTACTAATCAAGCGCCTGGTTTCGGTACTACCGTTACGTCGGCTTTCGCTTTCGGTGGTAGTACTGCTCCGTCGTCTACCGGTTTCGGAATCGTTACTACGGCGTCCGGATTCGGCGGTAACGTCGCTTccatattttctaaaacgaatGTACCGTCTTTCGGTGGTACTGGTTCGAGTACTCCTTTTACGGAAACCGGTTTCGGAGCACCGGTTTCTAGTGCATCGGCGTTTGGTACTGTGACGACGACGTCTTCGTTTAATTTCGGAGGGGGTAACGCGTCGTTTACCGCTCCAGCTACTACGAGTTCGATTTTCGGTACCACCCAAAGTCCTTTCGGTGGTGCGGCGGCGGCGGTGGCTACGACGACGACGACTtcgtcaaatgtcaattttacTTTTACGGGGAAGGGTACCACCAGCGGAACCTTTCCTTCTACTAATACGGTGACTCCGTCGTTTGGAAGTACTTTTGGGCAAAGTGGTACCGGTTTCGGTGCTCAAACTACCGGTTTTGGTACTTCTAATAAGGGTACGTTTGGTAATGTGGCAACCGGTTTTGGAAGTAATGCGGCTACTCCAGCTTTTGGCGGTACCACACCAGCACAACCTTTCACTACTacaa acGCGAGTTTCAACAAAACTCAACCCCCTACTCAGAGTAACTTCGGATCGCCTCAATTCAGCTTCAACCAGCaaaataatactgtgaacaGAAGCTCCGTGTTTACATTCGGTAGTGCTAGTGGTGAAAAATCCGGTGTGTTTAATTTCGGTGCTTCGAGCGGAGAAACCGCTAAAAAGTTCGATTTCAACGTGAGTAGTAGTGCAGCTCCACCGGCGTTCGGAGCCTCGTTCGGCGGTAATACGTCTGCTCCGGCTTTCGGTGCTACGGCACCTTTACCGGCCGGGGGGTTCAGTATCGGTGCCGGAACCCCTACTCCTAAGAGAACCCAGATTAAGGCCAAGAGGAGAACTTGA
- the LOC130441489 gene encoding uncharacterized protein LOC130441489 codes for MKHSAILFLILAYVLLADAALNLCYNYRKTSLKNNNDPDFYVDKLDIDIDHPAAWVKGELTNLSIWFEEPIATANFGQLFNFTYPNLTVLANYDITGNIGDLFDIYGSGDCKIQMFNFSLSLNILEININQTTICIKVVVDVDVQQTPIEFYNFMDGAELQDLFNRAMKSIVPDIIKIVWEEIRAANEPEIEDYINKIINGQWPPTPFQKIVDTLLDKQGDLNMI; via the exons atGAAACATTCcgccattttatttttaatattagcATACGTTCTACTAGCAGACGCCGCCCTTAATTTATGCTACAATTATAGAAAAACCTctctaaaaaataacaatg ATCCCGATTTCTATGTAGATAAGTTGGATATAGATATAGATCATCCAGCTGCATG GGTGAAAGGTGAACTTACAAATTTATCGATATGGTTCGAAGAACCGATAGCAACTGCGAATTTtggtcaattatttaattttacatatcCTAATCTAACCGTTTTGGCAAATTACGATATAACCGGAAATATAGGCGACCTATTTGATATTTACGGAAGCGGAGACTGTAA GATCCAAATGTTCAACTTTTCGTTATCACTCAACATTCTCGAGATCAACATAAACCAAACGACGATTTGTATAAAAGTTGTCGTGGATGTGGACGTTCAACAAACTCCG atCGAATTCTATAACTTTATGGACGGTGCCGAGTTGCAGGATCTATTTAACAGAGCGATGAAGTCTATAGTAcctgatataataaaaattgtatggGAGGAAATTAGAGCAGCAAACGAACCAGAAATAGAAGAT tatattaataaaattatcaatggTCAATGGCCACCTACaccatttcaaaaaatagtGGATACATTGTTGGATAAACAGGGAGACTTAAAcatgatttaa